A window from Methanobrevibacter sp. V74 encodes these proteins:
- a CDS encoding pyridoxal phosphate-dependent aminotransferase translates to MRDKDFDIKEPKLKFKKTERVPPDGYNSSNEFFEDMYMDKDMIWMGQNTNHLHDDTIANAMIEAIKENTFCRYPAPEGFSELKQLILDDLGLKDLEVLLTSGATESLYLCMQALLEPEDNVILSDPGYFIIGDFANRFAGEVRYVPIYFEENNYKLTSDLLRENMDENTRMVILIDPLNPLGSSYTEDELKEFAEIAKENDLYLLHDITYKDFARNHFLVENYAPGQTLTIYSFSKIFGMAGLRVGGVVSSKPIIKSIKNAVVNDLGVNIISQYGAIAGLKSKDQWFDKMRETCFENQRLISKMIEPIEGVFLPVYPSDANMMAIDLSGAGIDPKDMSNYLIEKKLFTREGEYTSEEFGDRYLRVSFSIPTEEVKIFCDVFPKAVEDLRTK, encoded by the coding sequence ATGAGGGATAAGGATTTCGATATTAAAGAACCAAAATTGAAATTTAAAAAAACGGAGAGAGTTCCTCCAGACGGATATAACTCTTCCAACGAATTTTTTGAAGATATGTACATGGACAAAGACATGATCTGGATGGGTCAAAACACCAACCATTTACATGATGATACAATAGCTAATGCGATGATTGAAGCTATTAAAGAAAATACTTTTTGTAGATATCCTGCCCCTGAAGGTTTCAGCGAACTTAAACAATTAATTTTAGATGATTTGGGATTAAAAGATTTGGAAGTATTGTTAACATCCGGCGCAACAGAATCATTGTATCTCTGTATGCAAGCATTGCTTGAACCTGAAGATAATGTAATCTTGTCAGATCCAGGATACTTCATTATAGGTGATTTTGCAAATCGTTTCGCAGGTGAAGTAAGGTATGTGCCAATTTACTTTGAAGAAAACAATTATAAATTGACTTCTGATCTTTTAAGGGAAAATATGGATGAAAACACTCGTATGGTAATTCTAATCGATCCGTTAAATCCATTAGGTTCATCATACACTGAAGACGAACTTAAAGAATTTGCTGAAATCGCAAAAGAAAACGATTTATACTTATTGCATGATATAACTTATAAAGACTTTGCACGCAACCATTTCCTTGTTGAAAATTACGCTCCAGGTCAAACATTAACAATTTACAGTTTTTCAAAAATATTTGGAATGGCGGGTTTGAGAGTTGGAGGGGTTGTTTCTTCAAAACCTATTATCAAATCAATTAAAAACGCTGTTGTTAATGATTTGGGAGTAAACATCATTTCTCAATATGGAGCTATTGCAGGTCTTAAATCAAAGGATCAATGGTTTGACAAAATGAGAGAAACTTGCTTTGAAAACCAAAGATTAATCAGTAAAATGATTGAACCAATTGAAGGAGTATTCCTTCCGGTTTATCCATCAGATGCAAATATGATGGCAATTGATTTATCCGGTGCCGGAATCGATCCAAAAGACATGTCTAATTATTTAATCGAGAAAAAATTATTCACAAGAGAAGGGGAATATACTTCTGAAGAATTTGGGGACAGATACTTACGTGTAAGTTTTTCAATCCCAACAGAAGAAGTTAAAATCTTTTGTGATGTGTTCCCTAAAGCTGTTGAAGATTTAAGGACAAAATAG
- a CDS encoding DUF357 domain-containing protein — MSDLESPEKIAKDIAKLERNLNQVSHIDFVGKEKEVYDRAVDYWSDSKYYLKKEDMRTAFGCIEYSHGLLDALRMLHGII, encoded by the coding sequence ATGAGTGATTTGGAAAGTCCGGAAAAGATAGCTAAGGATATTGCAAAACTAGAGAGAAATTTAAATCAGGTTTCTCATATCGACTTTGTTGGAAAAGAAAAAGAAGTGTATGATAGAGCTGTTGATTATTGGAGCGATTCTAAATATTACCTTAAAAAAGAAGACATGAGAACAGCATTTGGATGTATTGAATATTCTCATGGTCTACTTGATGCTTTAAGAATGCTTCATGGCATTATTTAG
- the pgsA gene encoding archaetidylinositol phosphate synthase gives MLQNLRPLLTRILNPIARNLNINPNVVTVISPFVAVIAAYGFANHYLILGCVAILISGFLDVVDGAVARYHNKSSKFGAFLDSTMDRFADAIIYIGLIFGGYCNWFVGILAIHSAITVSYVRARAESQGAECNIGIAERAVRMIILMIGALIGYFTGDIYFTYVIYILVILSYFTVVQRIVHVWRQLNE, from the coding sequence ATGCTTCAAAATTTAAGACCCCTTTTAACAAGAATATTGAACCCGATTGCTAGAAATTTAAATATAAATCCCAATGTAGTGACGGTCATCTCACCATTTGTCGCTGTTATTGCAGCATATGGTTTTGCAAATCACTACCTAATTTTAGGATGTGTTGCAATATTGATATCTGGATTTTTAGATGTTGTTGACGGCGCTGTTGCAAGATATCACAATAAGTCATCTAAATTTGGTGCATTTCTCGATTCCACTATGGACAGGTTTGCAGACGCCATAATTTATATTGGATTAATATTTGGAGGATATTGCAATTGGTTTGTTGGCATTTTAGCAATTCATTCTGCAATAACAGTTAGTTATGTTCGTGCAAGGGCAGAATCACAGGGTGCAGAATGCAATATTGGAATAGCTGAAAGGGCAGTTCGCATGATTATTTTAATGATTGGAGCATTGATTGGATATTTCACAGGAGATATCTACTTTACATATGTTATTTACATTTTAGTAATCTTATCTTACTTTACGGTTGTGCAAAGGATTGTGCATGTTTGGAGGCAATTAAATGAGTGA
- a CDS encoding ABC transporter permease produces MSFLKFILKNPFRRKNSAVLAIVGIAIGIVVIVSLGGITEGLVNTFEDTIHAGGADFQISGKETGDSAYGTNTIDASWTDKIANVSGVDKAYPIYVVLTSVGNDYMNSLIGIDPNGTGLADISLKEGRIFEDGANEVILGEIYAEDNEYELGDNIKIDGKDFEIVGIYETGDSNMAGGVFTSISKVGEIMDDEDSISNIYVKVAKGVDAQEVADRIDAKYGDNITTITSVMEMKQMADMLNMLQASTWAISLLAIVVGGLGIINTMLMSVFERTREIGVLKAVGWSDKRILLMIVGESLVITVVSAIIGSLIGFLGCTLLGPQMGIEPLFTPKIFVQAFSIAIVVGILGGLYPAIKAVKLPPTEALRYE; encoded by the coding sequence ATGTCATTTTTAAAGTTTATTTTGAAAAATCCGTTCAGGAGAAAAAACAGTGCAGTTCTAGCTATTGTGGGAATAGCCATTGGTATTGTTGTCATTGTTTCTCTTGGCGGCATTACAGAGGGGTTAGTAAACACTTTTGAAGATACTATCCATGCAGGGGGTGCTGATTTTCAGATTTCAGGTAAAGAAACTGGGGATTCTGCATATGGGACAAATACAATCGATGCATCATGGACAGATAAAATTGCCAATGTAAGTGGTGTTGACAAGGCATATCCGATTTATGTTGTTTTAACTTCGGTTGGCAACGATTATATGAACAGTTTGATTGGTATTGATCCCAATGGAACTGGACTGGCGGATATTTCACTTAAAGAAGGCAGGATTTTTGAAGATGGTGCTAATGAAGTAATATTGGGTGAAATATATGCTGAGGATAATGAGTATGAATTGGGGGACAATATTAAAATCGATGGTAAAGACTTTGAAATCGTTGGAATTTATGAAACTGGGGATTCCAATATGGCTGGAGGGGTTTTTACTTCAATTTCTAAAGTTGGAGAGATTATGGATGATGAAGATTCAATCTCAAACATTTACGTTAAAGTGGCTAAAGGGGTAGACGCTCAGGAAGTGGCCGATAGGATTGATGCGAAATATGGGGATAATATTACAACAATTACCTCAGTCATGGAAATGAAGCAAATGGCTGATATGTTAAACATGCTTCAAGCATCAACATGGGCAATTTCCCTTCTGGCTATTGTGGTTGGAGGATTGGGCATTATTAATACAATGCTGATGTCCGTGTTTGAACGTACCCGAGAGATTGGAGTTCTAAAAGCTGTTGGATGGTCCGATAAAAGAATACTTTTAATGATTGTTGGGGAATCATTGGTAATTACGGTGGTGTCTGCAATAATCGGATCTTTAATAGGATTTTTAGGCTGCACATTATTGGGTCCGCAAATGGGTATTGAACCGTTGTTCACTCCAAAAATATTTGTCCAAGCATTTTCAATAGCTATTGTAGTTGGAATCCTTGGGGGACTGTATCCGGCTATTAAGGCGGTTAAATTACCTCCAACAGAAGCATTGAGGTATGAATGA
- a CDS encoding L-threonylcarbamoyladenylate synthase, with protein sequence MKIIKANPDKINEDIIFEAINVLANGGIVLYPTDTVYGLGANIFNNKAVRRVFEIKKRSFLKPLSILVRDVKSVDAVAKLSSSQRKCINACLPGAYTFILNKRKIVPRYVTSGSSYVGVRVPDCELACRLASIFPITTTSANLSDDKVLSNPCEILEQLDCEVDLVIDVGNLNSSKASSIIDLTGLKPKIIRD encoded by the coding sequence ATGAAGATAATAAAAGCAAATCCTGATAAAATCAATGAGGATATTATTTTTGAAGCAATCAATGTATTGGCAAATGGGGGAATTGTATTATACCCAACAGATACGGTTTACGGTTTAGGGGCTAATATTTTCAATAACAAGGCAGTTAGGAGAGTTTTTGAAATTAAAAAGAGAAGCTTTCTAAAACCTCTCTCAATACTTGTGCGTGATGTTAAAAGTGTTGATGCAGTGGCTAAATTGTCCTCATCTCAAAGGAAATGCATTAATGCCTGCCTGCCTGGAGCTTACACATTTATTTTAAATAAAAGAAAAATAGTTCCAAGATATGTTACAAGCGGTTCAAGCTATGTTGGTGTAAGGGTGCCTGATTGTGAGCTGGCTTGCAGACTTGCCAGTATTTTTCCAATAACAACTACCAGTGCTAATTTATCAGATGATAAAGTGTTGTCCAATCCATGTGAAATTTTAGAGCAATTGGACTGTGAAGTGGATTTGGTTATCGATGTTGGAAATCTAAATTCAAGTAAGGCTTCTTCAATAATTGATTTAACAGGCCTAAAACCAAAAATAATAAGGGATTAA
- the thiI gene encoding tRNA uracil 4-sulfurtransferase ThiI encodes MNYDVIIARYGEIGLKSPKIRAHFERKLVKNIKATFECEVDRNQGRIYIHPKDFDDGIEKLNRVFGVVSYSPACSTHTTYEEIDETLEDYVEELIKQNLIDEDTKFAIKCRRVGKHDFSSQEMAAHCGGVVRNKVQAPVDLTNHDLTIFVEIRENATFIYHEKIKGPGGLPLGTQGKVVVLLSSGIDSPVAAYMMMKRGCEVIALNCNNAPFTTPKALENFNLLVDQLNIYAKGVPIKKHVVDYGEYLQTAKYKAPDKMTCVLCKSGMYRIAEKLARKLHANAIVDGSSVGQVASQTLSNILATRYGVEMPILSPLIGLDKEEIIAISKEIGTFKISEIDDGGCSAVPKYPETHADLERVKQACEDMCQDAEIEKAFKNIKKL; translated from the coding sequence ATGAATTATGATGTAATTATTGCTCGATATGGTGAAATAGGGCTTAAAAGTCCCAAAATTAGGGCACATTTTGAAAGAAAGTTAGTTAAAAATATTAAAGCTACTTTTGAATGTGAAGTCGATAGAAACCAAGGAAGAATTTATATTCATCCAAAAGATTTTGATGATGGAATTGAAAAATTAAACAGAGTATTTGGAGTGGTTTCATATTCACCTGCCTGTTCTACACACACTACCTATGAAGAAATCGATGAAACTTTGGAGGATTACGTGGAAGAGTTGATTAAACAAAATTTAATTGATGAGGATACTAAATTCGCCATTAAATGCCGCCGAGTTGGTAAACATGATTTTTCCTCACAGGAAATGGCAGCTCATTGTGGCGGGGTTGTTAGAAATAAAGTTCAGGCGCCTGTTGATTTGACAAACCATGACTTAACTATTTTTGTTGAAATTAGGGAAAATGCTACTTTTATTTATCATGAAAAAATAAAAGGTCCGGGGGGATTGCCTTTAGGAACACAGGGAAAAGTTGTCGTGCTTTTATCAAGCGGTATAGACTCACCTGTTGCAGCATATATGATGATGAAAAGAGGTTGTGAAGTGATTGCATTAAATTGCAATAATGCCCCATTCACTACTCCAAAAGCACTGGAAAACTTTAATTTATTGGTTGATCAACTAAATATCTATGCAAAAGGAGTTCCAATTAAAAAACATGTTGTCGACTATGGCGAATACTTACAAACCGCCAAATATAAAGCTCCTGATAAAATGACTTGTGTTTTATGCAAATCTGGAATGTATCGCATAGCTGAAAAATTAGCCCGTAAATTACATGCAAATGCTATTGTTGATGGAAGCAGCGTAGGCCAAGTTGCTTCACAAACGTTATCAAATATTTTAGCTACTCGTTATGGTGTTGAAATGCCAATATTATCTCCATTAATTGGTTTAGATAAAGAAGAAATTATAGCTATTTCTAAAGAAATTGGAACTTTCAAAATATCTGAAATTGATGATGGTGGATGCAGTGCAGTTCCAAAATATCCTGAAACACATGCCGATTTAGAACGTGTAAAACAAGCTTGTGAGGATATGTGTCAGGATGCTGAAATTGAAAAGGCATTTAAAAATATCAAGAAACTTTAA
- a CDS encoding putative zinc-binding protein, whose translation MNDKIALVSCSGLSPLGLVVRVASVELALENDNIVAACITEYSAQPNNCSPILDDAKIVTITGCGDDCASVILKEKDVDSIKNISADSVVKIYDLNPLDPVRLDDDGEKAVSVLKKYILKELENI comes from the coding sequence ATGAATGATAAAATAGCTTTAGTTTCATGCAGTGGATTAAGCCCTTTAGGTTTAGTTGTAAGGGTAGCTAGTGTGGAATTGGCACTTGAAAATGATAATATTGTGGCAGCATGCATAACAGAGTATTCAGCACAACCTAATAACTGCTCACCAATTTTAGATGATGCAAAAATAGTTACAATAACAGGTTGTGGAGACGATTGTGCATCTGTGATATTAAAAGAAAAGGATGTTGATTCAATTAAAAATATCTCGGCGGATTCTGTTGTCAAAATTTATGATTTAAATCCTTTAGATCCTGTTCGCTTGGATGATGATGGTGAAAAGGCAGTATCAGTATTGAAAAAATATATTTTAAAAGAGCTTGAAAATATTTAA
- the radB gene encoding DNA repair and recombination protein RadB gives MKVLANFEDNTKLQSNSSLDDLLEGGFEKGCVTQIYGSPSSGKSNVALTLAVNIAKNNRKVIYIDTEGGISIDRIKQISGSYFSSIANNIMVLEPTDFLQQTENLRSIDVWLRKHHEEVDLIILDSAVALYRVDDMKSYKLSKELRKQIQLLSNLARKYGIAVIVTNQIYSAFDDDGNNEIRAVGGDILEYISKVIIKLERGTETNQRIATLKRHRSLPEGRQVIFSITSNGII, from the coding sequence ATGAAAGTATTAGCTAATTTTGAAGACAATACTAAACTTCAATCAAATTCCTCCCTTGATGATTTACTTGAAGGAGGTTTTGAAAAAGGTTGTGTAACTCAGATATATGGGTCTCCTAGTTCAGGTAAAAGTAATGTGGCCTTAACATTAGCAGTTAATATTGCTAAAAACAATAGAAAAGTAATTTATATAGATACTGAAGGAGGAATTTCAATTGATAGAATTAAACAAATTTCAGGATCTTATTTTTCAAGTATAGCTAATAACATAATGGTTTTAGAACCTACTGATTTTTTACAACAAACAGAAAACTTAAGATCAATTGACGTCTGGCTTAGAAAACACCATGAAGAAGTAGATTTGATAATACTTGATTCAGCTGTTGCACTTTATCGTGTAGATGATATGAAATCATATAAATTAAGCAAGGAGTTAAGAAAACAAATTCAACTCTTGTCGAATCTTGCACGTAAGTACGGCATTGCAGTAATTGTAACTAATCAAATTTATTCTGCTTTTGATGATGACGGAAATAATGAAATTAGAGCAGTTGGTGGAGATATACTCGAGTACATCAGTAAAGTAATAATTAAGCTGGAACGTGGCACAGAAACCAATCAAAGAATAGCCACATTAAAACGTCATAGGAGCCTTCCTGAGGGAAGACAAGTTATTTTTTCAATAACTTCAAATGGAATTATTTAA
- a CDS encoding DUF3781 domain-containing protein, translating into MSKLMSKMHKERIIKNIDKIHTTEMGAGRIQKNLGISEEGVGYCISKLKKEEAIVSKNGKNYYVEVDDCIITINSSSFTIITAHKN; encoded by the coding sequence ATGTCTAAATTAATGAGTAAAATGCACAAAGAAAGAATTATAAAAAATATTGATAAAATCCATACTACTGAGATGGGCGCTGGAAGAATACAAAAAAATCTAGGAATTAGCGAGGAAGGTGTTGGCTATTGCATTTCTAAATTAAAAAAAGAAGAAGCAATCGTTAGTAAAAATGGTAAAAACTATTATGTTGAAGTTGATGATTGCATAATAACTATTAATTCTAGCAGTTTTACTATAATAACTGCGCATAAGAATTGA
- a CDS encoding ABC transporter ATP-binding protein has protein sequence MNVVEIKDLYKSYENGKIKALNGINLTIADEEFVSIIGPSGSGKSTLLNMIGALDVQDSGSINVAGQDLDDSKKLNEFRAKKIGFIFQLHNLIPNISVVDNIEIPMYTQGLSSKDMRLKAFKLLDDVGLKDKAGILPNKLSGGERQRVAIARALANDPSIILADEPTGSLDSKTSSKILRQLIDLHENNNATLIIVTHDMEVAKLADRVIEVLDGEIVSAGDDSLFNSKINI, from the coding sequence ATGAATGTGGTAGAGATTAAGGATTTATATAAAAGCTATGAAAATGGCAAAATCAAGGCTTTAAACGGTATAAACCTCACAATTGCCGATGAGGAATTCGTATCAATTATAGGACCGTCAGGTTCAGGCAAATCTACATTGCTAAACATGATTGGCGCATTGGATGTTCAAGATTCGGGCAGCATTAATGTGGCAGGTCAGGATTTGGATGATTCTAAAAAATTAAACGAATTCAGAGCTAAAAAAATCGGGTTTATTTTCCAATTGCATAATTTAATACCTAATATTTCTGTTGTGGATAATATTGAAATTCCAATGTATACTCAAGGTTTGTCTTCAAAGGACATGCGACTAAAGGCATTTAAACTTTTAGATGATGTCGGCCTCAAAGACAAAGCTGGAATTTTGCCGAATAAATTGTCTGGTGGGGAACGTCAAAGAGTAGCAATTGCCAGAGCACTTGCAAATGATCCGTCAATAATATTGGCAGATGAGCCGACAGGATCACTAGATTCTAAAACAAGTAGCAAAATACTTCGTCAATTAATTGATTTGCATGAAAATAATAATGCAACATTAATAATTGTAACTCATGATATGGAGGTAGCCAAACTTGCAGACAGGGTCATCGAAGTTTTAGATGGTGAAATAGTTTCGGCAGGTGATGATTCCTTGTTTAATAGTAAAATTAATATTTAA
- the fbp gene encoding fructose-1,6-bisphosphate aldolase/phosphatase has protein sequence MKTTVSVIKADIGSVSGHCVAHPELMDICDEVLNDALEAGILKDYYISRCGDDIDLIMTHDKGEENEEVHKTAYDAFMKATERARELKLYGAGQDLLSDTFSGNIKGMGPGVAEFEFEERPSDPVLVFCCDKTEPGAFNLPVFRMFADPFNTAGLVIDPSLHDGFKFEVFDVIEHRKVVLNCPEEMYDLLALIGSTGRYVIKRVWKKNGEIAAAVSTERLNLMAGEYVGKDDPVCIVRAQSGFPANGECVDPFAFPHMVSGWMRGSHNGPMMPVSEAEANPIRFDGPPRVVGLGFQVSNGELIGPVDLFDDPAFDPTREQAAKIANYIRRHGPFEPHRLPAEEMEYTSLPGVMEKLESRFEDMD, from the coding sequence ATGAAAACTACTGTTAGTGTAATTAAAGCTGATATCGGAAGTGTGTCAGGACATTGTGTTGCACACCCTGAGTTAATGGATATTTGTGATGAAGTTTTAAATGATGCTTTAGAAGCAGGTATCCTAAAAGATTACTATATATCCCGTTGTGGAGATGACATTGACTTAATTATGACCCACGACAAAGGAGAAGAAAACGAAGAAGTACACAAAACCGCATATGATGCATTCATGAAAGCTACTGAAAGAGCACGTGAATTAAAACTATACGGTGCAGGTCAAGACTTATTGTCTGATACATTCTCTGGAAACATCAAAGGTATGGGTCCGGGTGTAGCGGAGTTTGAATTTGAAGAAAGGCCTTCTGACCCTGTTTTGGTATTCTGCTGTGATAAAACAGAACCTGGTGCATTTAACTTACCAGTATTCAGAATGTTTGCAGACCCATTCAACACTGCAGGTCTTGTAATTGACCCATCTTTACATGATGGATTCAAATTCGAAGTATTTGATGTAATTGAACATAGAAAAGTTGTTTTAAACTGTCCTGAAGAAATGTATGACTTGCTTGCATTAATCGGTTCCACTGGAAGGTATGTTATCAAAAGAGTATGGAAGAAAAACGGTGAAATCGCAGCTGCAGTAAGTACTGAAAGATTAAACTTAATGGCTGGGGAATATGTTGGTAAAGACGACCCAGTTTGTATTGTAAGGGCACAGTCTGGTTTTCCAGCTAATGGTGAATGTGTGGATCCATTTGCATTCCCCCACATGGTAAGCGGTTGGATGAGAGGATCTCACAATGGTCCTATGATGCCTGTATCTGAAGCAGAAGCAAATCCTATTAGATTTGACGGACCTCCTAGAGTGGTAGGTTTAGGTTTTCAAGTTTCTAACGGTGAATTAATAGGTCCTGTAGACTTGTTTGATGATCCTGCATTTGATCCTACTCGTGAGCAAGCTGCTAAAATCGCAAATTATATCAGAAGACATGGTCCATTTGAACCTCACAGATTGCCTGCTGAAGAAATGGAATATACTTCTCTTCCTGGTGTAATGGAAAAATTAGAATCCAGATTTGAAGATATGGATTAA